In Fodinicola acaciae, the following proteins share a genomic window:
- the istB gene encoding IS21-like element helper ATPase IstB — MPTRTSSGTPTKTAAKTAAAGRDMTAEIAFLTRALKAPTLRESASRLADRARAESWTHEEFLVACLQREVSARESHGGEGRIRAARLPARKSLEEFDFDHARGLKRDVIAHLGTLDFVTAKENAVFLGPPGTGKTHLAIGLAIRACQAGHRVLFATAAEWVARLADAHHAGRLQVELTRLARYPLLVIDEVGYIPFEPEAANLFFQLVSSRYERASLIVTSNKVFGRWGEVFGDDVVAAAMIDRLVHHAEVIALKGDSYRLKDRDLGRVPAATTSED; from the coding sequence ATGCCAACAAGAACATCATCAGGAACGCCAACAAAAACAGCGGCGAAGACGGCTGCGGCAGGCCGGGACATGACCGCGGAGATCGCGTTTTTGACGCGTGCGTTGAAAGCACCCACGCTACGCGAGTCCGCCTCTCGGCTGGCTGACCGCGCGCGAGCCGAATCCTGGACGCATGAGGAGTTTCTGGTCGCCTGCCTGCAACGCGAAGTGTCCGCGCGAGAGTCCCATGGCGGCGAAGGTCGAATCCGCGCGGCCCGACTGCCGGCCCGCAAATCGTTGGAGGAGTTCGACTTCGACCACGCTCGTGGTCTCAAACGGGACGTGATCGCCCACCTCGGTACACTTGATTTCGTCACAGCAAAGGAAAATGCTGTTTTTCTCGGACCACCTGGGACCGGTAAAACGCACCTGGCGATCGGGTTGGCGATACGGGCCTGCCAGGCCGGACACCGGGTTCTGTTCGCCACCGCCGCCGAGTGGGTCGCCCGGCTCGCCGACGCCCACCACGCCGGGCGGCTACAGGTCGAACTGACCCGGCTGGCCCGGTACCCGCTGCTGGTCATCGACGAGGTTGGCTACATCCCGTTCGAACCCGAAGCGGCGAACCTGTTCTTCCAGCTGGTCTCGTCCCGATACGAGCGCGCGAGCCTGATCGTCACCAGCAACAAGGTCTTCGGCCGCTGGGGCGAGGTCTTCGGCGACGACGTGGTCGCCGCCGCCATGATCGACCGCCTCGTCCACCACGCCGAAGTCATCGCCCTGAAAGGAGACAGCTATCGACTCAAAGACCGCGACCTCGGCCGCGTCCCCGCGGCCACCACCAGCGAAGACTAA
- a CDS encoding RNA polymerase sigma factor, whose product MSDSDADLGLDEIFRATYRRLVVSVYALTGSMAEAQDVVSEAFVQAVSRPEKVLAAQSPEAWLRTVCRRIAVSRWRRARLHSRLLRRVAVDRDPVVEDISPDRVAVMTAIRQLPAAQAEVLALFYIADLRVGEIAATLGVSDGTVKSRLSRGRTALGPLLADEAVAATVVDTKAGA is encoded by the coding sequence ATGAGCGATTCCGACGCCGATCTGGGCCTCGACGAGATCTTCCGCGCCACGTATCGGCGGCTGGTGGTGAGCGTGTACGCGCTGACCGGCAGCATGGCCGAAGCGCAGGATGTGGTCTCCGAGGCGTTCGTTCAGGCGGTTTCCCGACCGGAGAAGGTCCTGGCGGCGCAGAGCCCGGAAGCGTGGCTACGTACGGTGTGCCGCCGTATCGCGGTCAGCCGGTGGCGGCGTGCGCGGCTGCACTCTCGGCTGCTGCGGCGGGTGGCCGTCGACCGTGACCCGGTGGTCGAGGACATTTCGCCGGATCGGGTGGCGGTGATGACGGCTATCCGCCAGCTGCCCGCCGCGCAGGCGGAGGTGTTGGCGTTGTTCTACATCGCCGATCTGCGGGTCGGCGAGATCGCGGCCACGCTCGGTGTATCCGACGGCACGGTCAAATCCCGCTTGTCCAGAGGTCGTACGGCGCTCGGTCCGCTGCTGGCGGATGAGGCGGTTGCGGCGACGGTCGTTGATACGAAGGCAGGTGCATAG